AGTAGTCGATGTCCGCAGTGCGGTGCCGGTTGTTATCCTCGAGCACCCACAGGCCGTGGGTGATGTGGCTGACGCAGGCCATCTCGAACAGGTTGACGATCAGTTTTTTCGGTTCAGGCACGTTAGGCCCCTTCAGCGGTTGCAGCGATGGCGGTTCGGATCGATGCCGGGGCCTGCCCTGAAACGCCGGATGCGGAACGCCGGGCGGGCAGCCGGCCGTTGAGGTGGTAATCCCCCAGCTGCCGTGCCCGTTCGGCTGCCGGATTATGCGAGGCGATGGTGCGGGCATTGCGCCAGTGCCGGTCCAGGCCCAGCCGGGTTCCCACGGCGGAGGCTCCGCCAACCTCGAAGAGCTCGGTAACCGCCCCCAGCACGAGCGGCAGCAGTGTCTGCTGGGTCTTGAAAACACCGAGCTGGGCGGCAAGGAACAGCTCTCCGGCCTCCTCGCCGCGCAGCCGGGCGGCAAGGGCGGCATCCAGTTCCGCCGCATTGGAGAGCACTGCTGCGCGTGCGGTGTGGGAAGCGGCGGAGAGCCGGCCAACGCTGGCCTGCACCAGCTCGCTCTCCCGCGGCGGGTTTTGCCCGGCCTGTGCAAACGTCCGCTGGCGCGGCCGGACAAAGTCGACGGTGTCGGCCAGCGCCGCTTCCGCGATGCCGGCCACGGTGGCGAGGAGGCAGAGCTGGTAGATGCCGGTGATGTACTGGAACCGCTCGGCGTCCGGGCTGAAGGTCTCAATGTCGGCCGGTGCCACCGGCACGTCAGTGAACGTGGTGCTGCCGCTGCCGGTGAGCTGCTGGCCAAAGCCGTCCCAGTCGTCAGCTGTCGCCACCCCCGGATCACGGGCGTCGACGGTGGCACCCACGTAGTCCCCGCCATCGAGGGCGGAAACATGGATCCAATCCGCGTAGATGCTGCCGGTGGTGTAGTACTTGCATCCGTTGAGCCGGGCGCCATCCTCCGTGCGGGTGAGCGTGGTGGCGATGTCGGTGGTGTCCCCCCGCTCGGACTGAGCGTTCCCGACCAGGGCTCCGCTCCGCAGCCGGTCCCTCCAGCGTGCCTGGGCCTCGGAGTCGCCGTTGAAGAGCAAAGTTTCCACGAAGGCAATGTGGCCGCGGAAGAGGTGGGCAATGTTGGAGTCGGCCGCGGCGAGGTCGACGATGTTGCCGAAGAGCTCGGTCAGGGGAATCCGCGGTTCAGCCGTCAGGCGGCGTGAGCCGAAGCCGATGCGCTGCAGCTCCTCGACGGTGTCGAACGGCAGTGAATGGTCACGTTCGCGGTTGACCGCCTCGGCGCGGGCGGCGGCCCGGATACGCGCGAAGGCCGGGGAAAAAGAAGGAGTGGGAAGGGTCATGCGAAGGTCCTTTCAATGGGGGCTTCTACAGCCGGCCGGCCAGGTGCCGCGTCGGAACGGCCCGGGTGTCCTGTTCGGGGATTGAATCAATGAGCTGGCGCGTGTAGGGATTGGTGCTTTCCGTGAAGATGTGGTCCACGGAGCCGGCATCCACCAGGCGGCCGGTGCGCAGCACCGAGATTTCATCGGCAATCTGCCGCACCAGGCTCAAGTCGTGGGAGATGAAGAGATAGGTCAGGCCGGCCTCTTCCTTCAGGTGGAACAGCAGGTCGATGATGCGGGCCTGAACGGTGACGTCCAGGGCCGAGGTGGGCTCGTCCAGGACCAGGACCTCCGGCGTGAGGATCAAAGCTCGCGCGATGGCCACGCGCTGGCGCTGGCCGCCGGAGATTTCCCGTGGCCTGCGCTCCAGCAGGGCCTGCGGCAGCCCCACCCGGTCCAGCACCTGGGCCACCCGAGCGGCACGTTCGCGCCGGCTTGCGGTGCCATCCGCCGTGCGGTGCAGGCGCAGCGGCTCCTCAACGCTTTGCCCGATGCTGAACTTTGGGTCCAGCGCCGCCAGCGGGTTCTGATAGACCAGTTGCAGCTGCCGGGCGTGGGGATTTACGGTTCCGGGCGCCGGATCCAGTGTCCGTCCGCCCACCGTCACGGAACCGCCGCTGAAGCTTTCCAACCCCGCGAGGACGCGCGCCACCGTGGTCTTTCCCGATCCCGACTCCCCCACCAGGGCATGTGTGGATCCGGCACGGACCGTGAAGCTCACACCGTCCACTACAGGCGGAGAAACGTCGCCGGCACCGTACCGCTTGACCAGCCCGTGAACGACGACGGCGGAGTCCCGCCGCACTGCCGCGGGGGCGGTGAGCCCGGGCCGGTATTTGTGCGGACTGAGCGCCGGGGCATCGGCGAACAGCGCCTGCGTGTAGGGATCCTGCGGGCGCTCCAAAATCTCGGCGGCGGGACCGGATTCCACCACCCGGCCGTGATTCAGGACTGCCAGTGTGTCGCTGCGGTCCGCAGCCAGCGCCAGGTCATGCGTGATGAAGAGGATTGACAGGCCGAGGTCGGCCTGCAGCTCACCGAGCAGGTCAAGAATCTTTTTCTGCACGGTGACGTCCAGCGCGGAGGTAGGTTCATCAGCAATCAGCAGCTGCGGCCGGCCGGCAATCGCGATGGCTATGAGCACACGCTGCAGCTGGCCGCCGGACAACTCATGCGGATAGGACCGGATCCGTTGTTCCGGATTGCGGATGCCAACCTTTGCGAGCAGGGACGCGGCCTCCGCAGCGATGCAGGCCGCCGGCGTGCCGGTGTGGAGCCGCAGTGCCTGCCCCAGCTGTGCACCGACGGTGTGCAGGGGGTCCAGGGAGCTGAGCGGATCCTGCGGAATGTAGCCCACCCCGGTGCCGCGCAGCCGCCGCCACTGCCTGCGGTCGAAAAACGTGACGTCTTCCCCGCCCACCTGCACGGTGCCGGCGGTGATCCGGCCGCTGGCGGGCAGGAGCCCGCCGGCGGCCAGGGCGAGGGTGCTCTTACCGGAGCCGGATTGGCCCACCAGGGACAGCGTCTGGCCGCGCTCCAGACGCAGATCCGCTTGGTGGACGACGTTGGCGGCCGACGAGCCCTGTCCGTAGGCGACACTCAGGCCGCGCAGTTCCAGTGCCGGTGATGTGTTCATTCGGATACCTCACGTGTGTCTCGGAAGAGGGCGCTGACGCGGCTGATGGACAGCACCGTTAGGACAATGACCAGGCCGGGCAGCAGCGTCAGCCAGGGCGATGAAACAATGTACTCGCGGCCTTCCGAGACCAGCAGCCCCCATTCGGGATGCGGCGGCGGGGTGCCGTAGCCCAGGAAGCTGAGGGCGGCGATCCACAGGATCGCCGAACCGAATTGCAGGGCCGTCATGGAGAGCACAGCGGTGTAGGAGTTGGGCAGCACGTGCCGGAACAGCACCGTGGCGGGCCGGGCGCCAAGGTGATGGGCGGCCTCCACGAAGGTCAGGTTCCGCACCGTCAGTACCTCTGAGCGCATCAGGCGGGTAAAAGTGGCCACTGAAGCAATGCCGACGGCGATCGCGGCATTCAGGGTGCCGAACCCCAGCGCCACCACCACCATCATGGAGAGCAGCAGCCCGGGAATGGACAGCAGGACATCGACAATGCGGCTGACCACCGTGTCCACCCAGGACCCGAAGTATGCCGCGACGAGTCCCAGCACCGATCCGGCTCCCAGCCCAATGGCCACGGCAATGAGGGATGCGCCGATGGTTTGGGCGGCTCCGTGAATGACCCGGGCGAGCAGGTCACGGCCGAGGTAGTCGGTGCCAAAAGGATGCGCCGGCGTGGGCGCCAGCAGGGTGTTTCCCTGGGAGGCCTCCAGCGGATCGAACCGGGTCAGCAGCTGCGGAGCCGCTATGGCTGCCAGCAGGAGCAGCAGGAAGCACAGCGCCAGCCAGTCTCCCGGCGTCGTCGTCCGGGCTTTATTGAGGATCCGTTCCTTGCGGGTTGACGGCGGGGCAGCCGGTTTTGTCGGTGGCGGAGTCATCGGACCAGAGCCTCCGATGCCGTTGACGGCCGCTCGATTGCCGGCGCAGTGGCAGGCGGAAAACCGGAGGATCGCCGTCTCTCGTTCCGCCGGCGGGCCATCCGCGGATCAAGGGCCGGATAGAGCAGATCGGTGAGGAGATTGATGGTGGTGAACACAACGGCCACCAGCATGACCACAGCCTGCACCACCGGGCCGTCCTGGGCCCGGACGGCCTGCTCCGTCACGAAGCCCAGTCCCGACCGGTTGAACACGGCCTCGGCAATGACTGAACCGGCCAGCAGTTCGCCGACGGTAAGCCCAAACAGGGTGAGCGCAGGAATCGAGGCATTGCGCAGAACGTGGGAACTGAAGATCCGGCTCTCGGGCACCCCTTTGGCGCGCAGGACGGTGACGAAAGGATCGCCATAGGCTTTGCGCAGCCCGCGGATGAGCACCTGGGTGATGGGTGCGCTGACACCGAACGCCAGCGTCACCGCGGGCAGGAGCAGCGACTTGGCGCCCTCATCGCGGATGGAGGAGAACCAGCCGAGCTGATAGGCAAACACCTGCAGCAGCAGCAGGCCGGCCAGAAAGCTCGGCGTGGACAGGGACAGCACCGGGAAGGCGCCGGCCAGCCGGCGGACCGCTTTCCATGGCGCCAGAACGGCGGTGGCGGCAATCAGGAGGGAGAGGGCCAGGGCAAGGACCAGGGCCGCTGCGGCCAGTGCCACCGTCTCGCCCAGTCCCTGGGTGATCAAATCCGCGACCGGCCTGCCCGTGGCGAGCGAGAAGCCCAGGTCCCCCTGGAACAGGCGGGTCACCGAAATCCAAAACTGTTCCAGCGCACTCCGGTCCAGGTTGTAGTAGGCGGTAATGGCAGCAGCCTGTTCCTCCGGAATGGGGTTCAGCGGGTTGTTGATGCGGCTGCCGATGGGGTCGCCCGGCAGAGCGAAGAGGATGAAGTACACGAAGACGTAGGTCAGCGCGACTACTAGGAGAGACTGCCCGATGCGGGCGGCGATGAAAGCGGGGCCGGACACGTTCCTCATTTGGTTTCCGTCCAGGTCTCGTAAAAGGACGGGCGCGCCTCCGCACCGAAGGACAACCCGTGGAGGGTGGGCTGCAGTGCGAAAACCTGGGAGTCATCGAGAATGGGCAGCGCATATGCGGAATCGATGATGTGGTCCTGGATTTTGCCGATGATCCCGCTGCGGACAGCGGTGTCCGTGGCCGTCAGCTGCTCGGCCAGCAGGGCGTCCAGTACGGCGTCGGGCTGCTGCAGGTTGAAGGCGTTGAGGTACTCGCTGGAATAGTTGACGGTGAGTCGGATCGGATCCGCTTCCGGCCAGCCGTTGCGGCGTGCGCCCACTGCCGGGTCGGCCAGCACGGTGGAGTAGTTGGCGTAGTCCGTTTCCTTAATCTCCAGGTTGACGCCCAATTGCTTGAGTTGCCACTGGATCAGCTGGAACAGGGGTTTGGACGTGCTGTCGTAAACGTCAACGTAGGTGAGGATGTGCAGCTTCTCTCCGTCGCGGGTGCGGAACCCGTCCGCATCCCGTCCGGTCCAGCCGGCGTCGTCCAGCAGTTGGTTGGATTTGTCCGGGTCAAACGCCAGCTTTTCCGATTCGTCCTTGTACCCCAGGGACCCGGGAGTGAGGATGCTGGTGGCCTTGTTCCAGTTCTCCGTATAGAGGTCGGAAATGATCTGGTCCCGGTCGATTCCGTGCTGGAGCGCCTGGCGCACCCGCACATCATCCAGGAACGGCGCGGACTGCCGCAGATCCCAGACGTTGGAGTTGCCCACGCCCTGAACACTGACCACTTCGAGTCCGGCCGCGGTCAGGGTCTTCTCCTCGCTCGGCTGGATGTAACGGATCAGGTCCGCCTCGCCGGCACGCAGCGAGCCAAGCCGCACGCTGTCTTCGGTCACCGGAATGATGGTGATGCGGTCCAGATATGCCTCGCCCTGGTTCTCCAGGCCGGGCGGGGCCCATGCATATCCGTCCCGCCGGGCCAAGACGATTTCCTCGCCGTACTTTTCGGATTCCACAGTGAAGGGGCCGCTGCCGATGATGCCGGTCAACTGGGACTGGGCTTCAATCGGTGCGTTGATCGTTTCATCAGCGACCAGGCTGGTCCGCCAGAATGACAGCACGTTAAGGAAGGGGGCGTGCGGGGCCGTAAGCTGCACCGTAACGGTCCGGGACGCGTCGTCGGCCGTTACCGCCGACACTTTGGGGAACCAGTTATTGGCCGGGATGCCCTTTTCGCTGTCCCCCGCGGCCTGCCAGTCCAGATTGCGCTTGACCGCCTGGGCGTCCAGGACCTGGCCGTTACTGAAGGTAACGCCCTCCCGGATCACGAACGTGTAAGTGAGTCCGTCATCGCTGACGGTCCATTCCTCGGCGATCCACGGTTTCAGCTCCAGTGTTTCGGGGTCCCGGTAGATCAACCGGTCCGTGATGTTCTGGATGTAGGCGCTGTCCTGCCAGGTGCCGCTGCTCTGGAGCTGCGTGTTGGAGGAGAGTTCGGCGTCGAGGTAGACCACCTCGCCACCGTGCTTGTCGCTGGATTCGGAGGCGTTGCCCGGTTGGCTGCAGCCGGATGCGAGGACCGCGGTCAGCACGGACAGGATCAGCAGGGGTACAGCGCGGACGGGCACCGGATGTTTGCGGGTGAGTTTCATGGCGCTACTTTCTCGAGGGAGGGGCCGAAAGCAGATTCCGGCCGGCAGAGACGGGTGGCCCGTGGGCAGGGCAAAGCACGGGTAGGGGAAGGCGCAGGCAGGGAAAAGCGCAGGGCAGGGAAAAGCACGGCGGTGGCGAAGGTGTGCGGCCGGGCATCGCGGCCGGGCACATCGCAGCCGGGCAGGGGAAGCCGGGCAGGGGAAGCCTAACGGCTTGGTTCGAAACCTAGCTGGTGGAGCGGGGACATCGATTCATCGGGCGTGCCTCTACGGGTCATGGCGCCCCGGGGGCGCTGCCGGGGCAGCGGAGACGCCGTACTTGCCGGGCCGGGCAGGTGCCCGCCGGCCGAATCATCACCTGGAGCACCCCGCTACGACGAGAGGGTTGCTGTCCAGCCGGCCAGGGCCGATGGCTGGAACTCTTGATTGCTGACTCCATGCTAGGGCAGGAGGAAGGTTTGTGCGCAGAGGACGTCGTGTGGGGTAAGTCCCCGTCATATGACGCTGTTGCGGCCATATGACGGCACACGCAGGTAACACTGCGTAAGGCGCCGGACGGGGTAAAACGGAGCCGGCACGCCGCCGGTCCGGGCCTACTGCAGCCGGACCGGCGGGTGTATTACGCGACCCTGAGGTCGATCTCACCGGGAGCGGCGCCGTCTGCGCCAAACACCAGGTGCCGGTTGGCGATCTTGTCGGTGAAGAACCGGTCGTGGCTGACCACCACCACGGCACCGGGGAAATGCAGCAGCGCCCGTTCCATCACCTGCGTGCTGGAGAGGTCCAAGTGATTGGTGGGCTCATCGAGGAGCAGCACCGAGGCGCCGGAGAGCAGGCACTGGGCCATCGCCACACGCGCTTTCTGCCCGCCGGACAGGTTGCCGATCTTCTGCTTCAGGTCCGCTTCGGAGAACTGGAACATGGTCAGGAACCGGTTGACCGATTTCTTAGTGGCGGTCAGGGCCAGGGAATTCGGCATGGCGTTGACCGCATGGGTGACGGTGTCGGCGTCGTCGAGCTCTGCCAGGACCTGGTTGTAGGAGACCATCCTGGCCCCGTTCGCCCAGGCGACCTTGCCGGCGTCGGCCTTCTCCTCACCGGTCAGAACCCGCAGCAGTGTGGTTTTTCCGCTGCCGTTGGAGCCGAGCACCACCAGGCGGTCGCCGCGCCGGATCTCGAAGCTCAGTCCGCTGAACAGGGTCTTGTCCCCGTAGGACTTTTCCAGGGACTCCACCCGGCACAGGTTGTCCTTCACATGCAGTCCGCCGTAGATCTCGGTGATGATCTGGTCCACGGGCCGCGGGGCACGGGCCTTCTTGATCTTGGCGAGCTTGCCGTCCAGTGCTCCGCTGCCGGCCTTGGCGGCTTCACGCCGGTCCGAGATGCCCTCGGCCTCAAAGGCCAGCAGCTCGGACTCATGCACAAACTGGGACTCCAGCGCCTTGAGCCGGAACTGCTTCTGGATCACGTATTCGGCAAAGTTCCCGGGGTATTCATGCAGGTGGTAGTTCTCCACCTCGATGATCCGGGTGACCACGGCGTCCAGGAACTTCCGGTCGTGGGAGACGATGACGGCGGCGCCCCGGAAGTCGCGGAACCAGCCTTCCAGCCACTCGACGCCGGCAACGTCGAGATAGTTGGTGGGCTCATCCAGGAGCAGCACATCCGGTGCCTCGAGCAGGATTTTCGCCAGGGCCGCACGGTTGCGCCAGCCGCCGGAGAGGGCATCGATGGGGCAGGTGCGGTGTGCGTCGCTGAACCCCAGAGTGGTCAGCGCGGCGTCGATCCGGCGCGGATAGTCCCATCCGTCGAGGCGGTCCATGGCCTCGAACAGTTCAGCCTGGCGGCCAATGAGCTTATCCATGACCTTGGGGGCGGGGTCGGTTCCGAGAGTCTCGTCGATGGCGGCAAGCTCCGCTTCAACGGCCTTGATTTCCACGAACAGGGCATCCAGCACTTCGGTGATGGTGGACTCACCGTTCAGCTCCGAGAACTGCGAAAAGTAACCGATCTTCAGTCCCTGGTCCACGGAAACGGTGCCGGAGTCCGGCTCTATCTGTTCCAGGATCAGCTTCAGCAGCGTGGACTTGCCTGAACCGTTCTTGCCAATGAGGCCAACCCGGTCCTTCGGCTCAAGGCGGAAGAAAGCCTCGCGCAGGATCTGGGTTTTGTCGTAGCCAACGTTGACGTCCTGCAGCCGGATCAGGCTCATACGGGGAGTGTCCTTTCGGGAATGAAGCTGGTGCCCGGCACCGGCGGTCCGGAGGGACCGGCCGGCAGTATTACGCCCGTTGACCAGCCACTCATCTTATCCGGTGCGGCTGAGCGCTGATTCCGGTAAGTGCGCTGACCCTGTTCCGGGGCGCGGCCGGGGTTGCATACTGAGAACCAGCTCCAATTTTCAACCGCCCTTCCGCACTGAAAGAGGTGTTCACCATGGCTGAAGCGACAACGCTGGCGTCCGGGCTGGGCATGGGGGAATCAGCCCGCTGGCACGGAAACGAGCTGTGGTTTGCTGACTGGATTGCCGGCACCATCTCCGCCCTGGACGCGGACGGAAACGTACGGCGGGTCAGCTCAGTGCCGTCCTTCCCCATCAGCTTTGACTGGCTTCCGGACGGGCGCATGGCGGTCGTTTCCGGCGCCGAGGGCTCCGTCCTGCTCGAAGTCCCGCATGCGGGCCTGGTTCCCGTTGCTGACCTGCGCGGCATTTCCGAATTCCCCTGGAACGAAATTGCCGTGCATCCCTCCGGGAACATTTACGTCAACGGCATTGGCTACGACTACTCCGGCGATATGCAGGACAGCGGTGTGATCGCGCTGATCCGTCAGGACGGGTCAACGCAAAAAGTGGCCGACGGACTGGCGTTCCCCAACGGCATGCTGGTGTCCGGCGACGGTGCCACGCTTGTGGTGGCGGAATCCAACGCCGGGCGTCTCACCTCCTTCCGGATCCGGGATGACGGCGGGCTGGAACCGGAAGGAGTGTGGGCATCAGTGGAGGGCAGCGCGCCGGACGGCATCTGCTGGGACGGCAGCGGCGGCATCTGGTTTGCCGAGGTGCCGGGCGAACGCTGTGTGCGGGTCCGGCAGGGCGGCGAGGTCCTGCAAACAGTGCAGCTGGAGCATGGGTGCTTCTCCTGCGCGGCTGGCGGCGACGACGGCGGCCTCCTGTTCATGATGACGGCGCAGTGGCCCGAGGCGATGGATCCTGCTGCGGACAACACCGGCCGGGTCATGGGCCTGCGGGTGAAGTAGGACTCCTACTTCACGGCTCCCGCGGTAAGCCCCGCCACAAAGCTGCGCTGCAGCAGGAGGAACCCCACCACAATCGGAATGCTGACCACCAGGGATGCGGCCATGATCTGGTTCCAGTACACATTTGTTTGCGTGGAGTACAGCTGCAGGCCCACGGCAAGTGTCCGGTTGGCGTCCGTCGTCATGACCGAGGCAAACAGCACCTCGCCCCAGGACGTCATGAAGGCATAGATGGCGACGGCGATCAGCCCCGGGCGGGCGGCTGGAAGCACCACGCGCATCAAGGCGCCCATTGGCCCGCAGCCGTCAACCTTCGCCGCCTCATCCAGCTCCTGCGGAATACCGTCAAAATATCCCGCGAGCATCCAGATGGCGAACGGAAGCGAGAACGTGAGATAGGTGATGATCAGTCCCCCGCGGGTCCCCACCAGCTGAATGCCCAGAACCGAATTGATGTTCACAAAAATGAGAAACAACGGCAGCAGGAACAACACGCCGGGGAACATTTGAGTGGACAGCACCGTGGTGGAAAAAACGGTGCGGCCGCGGAACCGGTACCGCGAGATGGCGTAGGCCGCAAAGACGGCAATCACCACGCTCAGGAGTGTGGCGGCGCCGGCCACGATGAGGCTGTTGACGAAGTAATCGGCCAGCCGCACCGTTTTCCACATATCGACAAAGGGGGCAAAGGTTACCGTGGTGGGCAGCCAGCTGAACGCCCCCTGCACATCCGAGAGGGGCTTCATCGCCGAAGTCAGCATGACGTACACGGGAACGGCGGTGAAGATGGTCAGGAACGTCAGCACCGCTGCCCGGAATATCTTGGTTCCCGTTGTGTCACGCACGGCGCGACCTCCTATTCACGGTGAGCAGGTAGATGCCGGTGACGATGAGAAGGAAGATCAGCAACAGCACCGACATGGCTGCGCCGGAGCCGAAATTCCAGGTCAGGAATGACGCGTTGTAAATATGGAAGGAGATCAGGTCACCGGCCGGTGGCTGAGCGGTTCCGAAAAGGACAAACGGCGTATTGAAGTCGTTGAACGTCCACAGGAACATCACCAGGATCAGCACCATGTTCACCGGACGGAGCATCGGCAGCGTGATGGACCGCCATTGCCGCAGGGGCTTTGCGCCGTCAACGGCGGAGGCTTCATACACGTCGTCCGGTATGGACTGCAGGCCGGCCATCAGCATCAGGAACGCGAAGGGCCACAATCTCCACAGTGCAACAACCACAATCGACACAAAGGCGTTGTCACCAATCAGCCAGAACGGCTTCTCGCCGCTCAGTCCCAGGTTGTCGTACAGGAAGTGGTTGACGGCCCCCGTGTCCTTTTGCAGCATGAATTTCCACGCAATGATTCCGGCGTACATGGGCAGGGCATACGGCACCAGAAACAAGGTGCGGAAAAGGCCGCGGCCCCAAAACTGCTTCTGCAGTGCGACGGCCGCAGCCATTCCCATTCCCCAGGCCAGGCCCACTACAAGCACGGTGAAGGCGCAGGTGATGAGGAAGGACCGCAGCAGGGCCTCCCCCACTGCGGCATCGAAGTCCAGGGCCACCCGGAAATTCTCGAAACCGGCGAAGGGTGCCTCCCCCCAGTTGGCAATGAAGGCCCGGGTGAGGTTCAGGAAGCTCATCCAAATACCGGTGACCATGGGGATGACGTGAATCAGCAGTTCGAAAATCACGGCGGGTGCGAGCAATGCGTAGGGCAGCCACCACCCGGCCGCCCTGCGTTTGCGAAGCGTTCCTGCCGCGTTTCCCTGGAGTGACGGTTCCTCAGCCGTCCTGACAGCAGCCATGACAACCCACCTTTCTCCGCCGGGGGCCCGGATGTTAGCCCGCGGCCGCCGAAACCTGGTCCTGCGCGGTCTCCATCGCATTCCTGATGTCGTCCGTGCTGACCGTTCCGCCGGAGGCAATGGTGGCGAACATTTGATTCATGGCGTTTCCGACGGTGCTTTCAAACTGGTCCTCGGCCGGCACCAGCGGCAGCGGCTTGGATTTAGTTGCATAGATGTCAGCAAACGTTGCCGCTTCCTCCGGGTTGTCCGTGAAGTTGGGAGTGGCGCCGTTGAGGACCGGCAGCGAAGCGAAAGGACGCCCCAGCGCTGTCTGTGTCTCTTCCCTGGTCATGAACTCCACAAATTTCAGCGCATCATCCTTGTTGGCTGAGGCCTCGAAAATGGACAGGTTGATGCCGGCAACGTGGGAAGCAACGTCGGTGTCACTGTCTGATGGTGCCGGGAAAGGAACAACTCCGTACTCATCGCTCGTCATGCCGTTGGCCACGATGCTGTTGTTGGCATTGTTCTGGTTAAGGATCATCGCCACTTTGCCGGTGGCAAAATCATTCACTGCCCGAATGGCATTCTCGTACTGGACGTTGGAGGTGCTCACCACCTTGTCCGACTGCATCAGATCGAGGTACCGCTTGATGCCGTCCACCACGCCGTCCGAAGCGAACGTCGGTTCTCCGTCGGCGTCGAAGAGGTCGGCACCGTTCTGGGCCGCATTGATAAAGGCAAAGTGGGCGTTTTCGGTGTAACTCCCGGCGGCGAGGGCCAGGCCGTAACGGTCGCCGCTGGTCAGGGCCTGGGCCGAGGAAACCAGCTCTTCCCATGACGTGGGAGGGGTGAGGCCGGCCTCCTCGAACATCGCCTTGTTGTAGTACAGGCCGTAGGCCAGCCCATACAGGGGAACGGACGTTGGATCCTCTCCGGGCGCTCCGCCGGTTTCCACTGCAGCCTCGACAAACTTGTCCTTGCCGCCAATGGCTTCGAATGCCTCGTCGTCAAACGGCATGAAGGCACCCGTGGACTGCAAAGATGCGGCCCACGTATTGCCGATGTTAACGACGTCGGGAGCCTGACCTGAGGTGACGGCAGTTTGGATGCGGGTTTGGAGGTCATTCCACCCGATGACTTCCAGATTGACCGGTATGCCGGTCTCTTCCTCGAACTTTTCCAGCTGAGGGGTCAGTACTGCCTTGTCGTCGTCGAGGCTGGTGCCCTGGTTGCTGGCCCAGTAGGTCAGTCCGTTCCCGTCGCCCGAACTGTCATTGGTGCCGGTGTCGCCTGAACCGCTGCAGGCGGTGGTCAGTGTCAGTGCTGCAATGGCCGCTGCTGCGGCAAGCGAACGAATTTTCATTGGATGACTTCCTTGTCTGT
This genomic interval from Arthrobacter citreus contains the following:
- a CDS encoding ABC transporter ATP-binding protein; the encoded protein is MNTSPALELRGLSVAYGQGSSAANVVHQADLRLERGQTLSLVGQSGSGKSTLALAAGGLLPASGRITAGTVQVGGEDVTFFDRRQWRRLRGTGVGYIPQDPLSSLDPLHTVGAQLGQALRLHTGTPAACIAAEAASLLAKVGIRNPEQRIRSYPHELSGGQLQRVLIAIAIAGRPQLLIADEPTSALDVTVQKKILDLLGELQADLGLSILFITHDLALAADRSDTLAVLNHGRVVESGPAAEILERPQDPYTQALFADAPALSPHKYRPGLTAPAAVRRDSAVVVHGLVKRYGAGDVSPPVVDGVSFTVRAGSTHALVGESGSGKTTVARVLAGLESFSGGSVTVGGRTLDPAPGTVNPHARQLQLVYQNPLAALDPKFSIGQSVEEPLRLHRTADGTASRRERAARVAQVLDRVGLPQALLERRPREISGGQRQRVAIARALILTPEVLVLDEPTSALDVTVQARIIDLLFHLKEEAGLTYLFISHDLSLVRQIADEISVLRTGRLVDAGSVDHIFTESTNPYTRQLIDSIPEQDTRAVPTRHLAGRL
- a CDS encoding ABC transporter permease, giving the protein MTPPPTKPAAPPSTRKERILNKARTTTPGDWLALCFLLLLLAAIAAPQLLTRFDPLEASQGNTLLAPTPAHPFGTDYLGRDLLARVIHGAAQTIGASLIAVAIGLGAGSVLGLVAAYFGSWVDTVVSRIVDVLLSIPGLLLSMMVVVALGFGTLNAAIAVGIASVATFTRLMRSEVLTVRNLTFVEAAHHLGARPATVLFRHVLPNSYTAVLSMTALQFGSAILWIAALSFLGYGTPPPHPEWGLLVSEGREYIVSSPWLTLLPGLVIVLTVLSISRVSALFRDTREVSE
- a CDS encoding ABC transporter permease, whose protein sequence is MRNVSGPAFIAARIGQSLLVVALTYVFVYFILFALPGDPIGSRINNPLNPIPEEQAAAITAYYNLDRSALEQFWISVTRLFQGDLGFSLATGRPVADLITQGLGETVALAAAALVLALALSLLIAATAVLAPWKAVRRLAGAFPVLSLSTPSFLAGLLLLQVFAYQLGWFSSIRDEGAKSLLLPAVTLAFGVSAPITQVLIRGLRKAYGDPFVTVLRAKGVPESRIFSSHVLRNASIPALTLFGLTVGELLAGSVIAEAVFNRSGLGFVTEQAVRAQDGPVVQAVVMLVAVVFTTINLLTDLLYPALDPRMARRRNERRRSSGFPPATAPAIERPSTASEALVR
- a CDS encoding ABC transporter substrate-binding protein is translated as MKLTRKHPVPVRAVPLLILSVLTAVLASGCSQPGNASESSDKHGGEVVYLDAELSSNTQLQSSGTWQDSAYIQNITDRLIYRDPETLELKPWIAEEWTVSDDGLTYTFVIREGVTFSNGQVLDAQAVKRNLDWQAAGDSEKGIPANNWFPKVSAVTADDASRTVTVQLTAPHAPFLNVLSFWRTSLVADETINAPIEAQSQLTGIIGSGPFTVESEKYGEEIVLARRDGYAWAPPGLENQGEAYLDRITIIPVTEDSVRLGSLRAGEADLIRYIQPSEEKTLTAAGLEVVSVQGVGNSNVWDLRQSAPFLDDVRVRQALQHGIDRDQIISDLYTENWNKATSILTPGSLGYKDESEKLAFDPDKSNQLLDDAGWTGRDADGFRTRDGEKLHILTYVDVYDSTSKPLFQLIQWQLKQLGVNLEIKETDYANYSTVLADPAVGARRNGWPEADPIRLTVNYSSEYLNAFNLQQPDAVLDALLAEQLTATDTAVRSGIIGKIQDHIIDSAYALPILDDSQVFALQPTLHGLSFGAEARPSFYETWTETK
- a CDS encoding ABC-F family ATP-binding cassette domain-containing protein — translated: MSLIRLQDVNVGYDKTQILREAFFRLEPKDRVGLIGKNGSGKSTLLKLILEQIEPDSGTVSVDQGLKIGYFSQFSELNGESTITEVLDALFVEIKAVEAELAAIDETLGTDPAPKVMDKLIGRQAELFEAMDRLDGWDYPRRIDAALTTLGFSDAHRTCPIDALSGGWRNRAALAKILLEAPDVLLLDEPTNYLDVAGVEWLEGWFRDFRGAAVIVSHDRKFLDAVVTRIIEVENYHLHEYPGNFAEYVIQKQFRLKALESQFVHESELLAFEAEGISDRREAAKAGSGALDGKLAKIKKARAPRPVDQIITEIYGGLHVKDNLCRVESLEKSYGDKTLFSGLSFEIRRGDRLVVLGSNGSGKTTLLRVLTGEEKADAGKVAWANGARMVSYNQVLAELDDADTVTHAVNAMPNSLALTATKKSVNRFLTMFQFSEADLKQKIGNLSGGQKARVAMAQCLLSGASVLLLDEPTNHLDLSSTQVMERALLHFPGAVVVVSHDRFFTDKIANRHLVFGADGAAPGEIDLRVA
- a CDS encoding SMP-30/gluconolactonase/LRE family protein, which translates into the protein MAEATTLASGLGMGESARWHGNELWFADWIAGTISALDADGNVRRVSSVPSFPISFDWLPDGRMAVVSGAEGSVLLEVPHAGLVPVADLRGISEFPWNEIAVHPSGNIYVNGIGYDYSGDMQDSGVIALIRQDGSTQKVADGLAFPNGMLVSGDGATLVVAESNAGRLTSFRIRDDGGLEPEGVWASVEGSAPDGICWDGSGGIWFAEVPGERCVRVRQGGEVLQTVQLEHGCFSCAAGGDDGGLLFMMTAQWPEAMDPAADNTGRVMGLRVK